A genomic region of Cryptococcus gattii WM276 chromosome F, complete sequence contains the following coding sequences:
- a CDS encoding cytoplasm protein, putative (Similar to TIGR gene model, INSD accession AAW43989.1) → MLKDIVERTSSSPEAPKAPSPSSTGFPVAVHRSQRPSAFARARRAQQALKEEGKQEIGYGKAIDTVPSVQTAESTSGSSMTEWEEVKKQVQEDNLKRIQNMSQQEREEEIEELRERLGDKTLSLLKKRAEARQSERSVRDSPQNGLSSIDLEQPFSANDTQKLLQEVSEENTRRVESMRMEEREQETEELRERFGDKIMEALRKRAKAKLAEGKKNVVERAVKRDAPASSIMSSDTQEDDENLEVLKTKYFPTLHSEPSKLEWLQPISTPSSDKSIRFDLSGTVLSAKDTASLPTHLGLHHHGESPDLAGYTLQDILYLCRSTVPSQRITMMGVLSRIIGRLYNGELDAAAGKECVETQVVQKAIELGVEVLAGLTRGAGVIRASVELLFEALCGPSWVFPDDFFNADNIYQPFIPTPMTAESEPTGIASIPFEDVLPRLTELLSIPDALPKITTNQLLLILRRATLLSGDLCETICSIVPALLKHHVIQRAWPPKGDNRPNVEALALLRDITASSRACAEDLLSQRVYESTLKFIVSATWSEGTGISTLDIGQNLALEVLRIYAILGRYGLSASIVASSSEVWRLFGKWVQERCASETLSPLESNLVRAYFDLLKVWVTCAIDPHRTTPEHDITWAQVVALEWIDEAVCSVKQLLGQFERLEEVTSALAMLASWATGVKINGIKAGEEEKKTMLAGLKTSGLTEAIESMRSGGEDETRVLNLAVRLHGQLQSVGELLSKETLAALQLAFLVANEPATRSVIHLRHELLRLSIQSRSLSPSEWLPIALDLFLSLDVGDEPLALDLVDDILKADWSSAIHVIAEQYSALPHPDKLQILRPLLHYTILPDVENVVGPSQPSHVYLKATTTLRAPPTSLDLNNITGLPLQPDWFFSPLNELLRSGTSIALSQVPSDWSASETEIVQAVLFLGQLQCGSPMWTERLGASRLLFNMMKVFMLEHGQQTQTSTSEGEVFRDNQVAQGMTRLMEHLTNPLAAVENFPVASLETVSLPFLTAGVPFFQFYTDFLALYEAISFSDMIFTQLLLPPLAMSYPSDYRKLLWNDHSTALRVIRVQLHQVPLEDAAGLDGYFAPKETSNEVLSGYARALTRGWVIEDRNEFIFRVASHHLAELFWRGMEEAKESDRVGLMVGVLSTGTDVLVKRLLEWNLETRGEGVVGPEEKQKRKEVVGKLTGTKGSKRIESL, encoded by the exons ATGCTCAAGGACATTGTAGAACGAACATCTTCCTCACCAGAGGCTCCAAAAGCCCCGTCGCCTAGTTCTACCGGTTTCCCCGTCGCCGTTCATCGCTCTCAGCGTCCATCTGCATTTGCACGAGCCCGAAGGGCACAACAAGCCttgaaggaagaaggaaagcaGGAAATCGGCTATGGCAAGGCTATAGATACCGTTCCATCCGTGCAAACCGCAGAATCTACAAGTGGTTCAAGCATGACAGAGTGGGAAGAGGTGAAGAAACAAGTGCAAGAGGATAATCTGAAGAGAATACAAAATATGAGTCAGCAAGAGCgggaagaggagattgaggaACTTAGGGAGAGACTAGGCGACAAAACGTTGAGTCTTTTGAAGAAAAGGGCTGAAGCTCGTCAATCAGAGCGTAGTGTTCGAGATAGCCCCCAAAACGGGCTGTCATCTATCGACTTGGAGCAGCCTTTCAGCGCAAATGACACACAGAAGCTTTTACAGGAGGTATCAGAGGAGAATACAAGGCGGGTCGAGTCAATGAGAATGGAAGAAAGGGAACAAGAGACGGAAGAGCTAAGGGAAAGGTTTGGAGATAAGATTATGGAAGCTTTGAGAAAAAGGGCTAAGGCAAAGTTGGCCGAAGGGAAGAAAAACGTCGTGGAACGCGCAGTGAAACGCGATGCCCCTGCGTCATCGA TTATGTCATCGGACACCCAGGAAGATGACGAGAACCTCGAGGTTCTTAAAACCAAATACTTCCCAACCCTTCACTCAGAGCCGTCCAAGCTAGAGTGGCTGCAACCCATATCTACCCCTTCAAGCGATAAATCGATTAGATTCGATCTTTCTGGGACTGTACTTTCGGCCAAGGATACAGCGTCTCTTCCAACCCATCTGGGTTTACATCACCACGGCGAGTCACCCGACTTGGCTGGCTATACTTTACAGGATATATTATATCTCTGTCGATCGACAGTTCCAAGTCAGCGTATAACCATGATGGGCGTGCTCAGTCGGATCATAGGGAGATTATACAACGGAGAATTGGACGCAGCTGCCGGAAAGGAATGCGTTGAAACGCAGGTTGTCCAGAAAGCTATCGAACTTGGCGTAGAAGTGCTTGCTGGTTTGACAAGAGGAGCAGGGGTGATTCGGGCAAGCGTGGAGCTCCTGTTTGAAGCATTGTGCGGCCCTTCATGGGTCTTCCCTGACGATTTCTTCAATGCTGATAATATCTACCAACCATTTATCCCGACGCCTATGACGGCCGAAAGCGAGCCAACTGGGATTGCTTCCATACCTTTTGAAGATGTTCTTCCCCGCCTTACTGAGCTACTTTCCATACCTGATGCTCTTCCTAAAATTACCACGAACCAATTGCTGCTCATTCTTCGACGCGCTACCCTCTTATCGGGCGATCTTTGCGAAACTATCTGTTCCATCGTGCCGGCCCTTCTCAAGCATCACGTCATTCAAAGAGCTTGGCCGCCGAAAGGCGATAACCGACCGAATGTCGAAGCACTGGCCCTTTTGAGGGATATCACAGCGAGCTCACGGGCCTGTGCGGAAGATCTTCTCAGTCAAAGGGTTTATGAGTCGACTCTTAAATTCATTGTATCTGCCACCTGGAGCGAAGGGACTGGCATAAGCACGCTAGATATTGGTCAGAACCTGGCATTAGAAGTTTTACGAATTTACGCCATTCTTGGACGATACGGCTTATCAGCTTCGATCGTCGCGTCTAGCTCTGAAGTTTGGCGTCTCTTTGGGAAGTGGGTTCAGGAGCGTTGCGCCTCTGAGACACTATCTCCGTTGGAAAGTAATCTTGTCAGAGCCTATTTTGACCTTCTCAAGGTTTGGGTCACATGTGCGATAGACCCGCATAGAACAACACCTGAGCATGATATCACTTGGGCTCAGGTGGTGGCACTCGAGTGGATTGATGAGGCTGTATGCTCCGTCAAGCAATTGTTGGGTCAATTCGAACGATTGGAAGAGGTAACATCTGCGCTAGCTATGTTGGCCAGTTGGGCAACAGGCGTCAAGATCAATGGCATAAAGGctggtgaagaagaaaagaagactATGCTTGCTGGGTTGAAGACTTCAGGTCTCACAGAAGCCATTGAGTCAATGAGAAGTGGAGGGGAGGATGAGACAAGGGTACTCAATTTGGCCGTGAGACTTCACGGTCAGTTACAGTCTGTTGGAGAGCTGTTAAGCAAGGAAACACTAGCTGCACTTCAACTGGCATTCTTGGTGGCGAATGAGCCTGCGACACGCTCGGTCATCCATCTTCGGCATGAGCTTCTTCGGTTGAGTATACAGAGCAGGAGTCTCTCCCCTTCAGAATGGTTGCCTATCGCCCTGGACTTATTTTTGTCGCTCGACGTCGGAGATGAGCCTCTCGCTCTTGACTTGGTTGACGATATCCTGAAAGCAGATTGGTCCAGCGCGATTCATGTCATAGCTGAGCAATATTctgctcttcctcatccCGACAAACTGCAAATACTTCGACCCCTTTTGCATTATACTATCCTACCCGATGTCGAAAATGTTGTAGGGCCCTCTCAGCCCTCCCATGTGTATCTCAAAGCCACAACGACTCTTCGCGCTCCACCAACTTCTCTCGACCTTAATAATATCACCGGTTTACCTCTTCAACCTGATTGGTTTTTTTCTCCTCTCAACGAACTTCTTCGCTCAGGTACTTCTATTGCACTTTCCCAAGTGCCGTCCGACTGGAGTGCCTCCGAGACGGAGATTGTACAGGCGGTGCTGTTTTTGGGTCAATTGCAATGTGGCTCACCTATGTGGACCGAACGTTTAGGTGCAAGCCGATTGTTGTTCAACATGATGAAGGTATTCATGCTGGAGCACGGACAACAGACACAGACGTCAACAAGCGAAGGTGAGGTGTTCAGAGATAATCAAGTGGCCCAGGGCATGACTCGACTCATGGAACACCTTACCAATCCCCTTGCTGCTGTCGAAAACTTTCCTGTTGCATCGCTGGAAACTGTTTCCCTTCCTTTCCTTACAGCCGGCGTACCCTTCTTCCAGTTCTACACCGACTTCCTTGCTCTGTATGAAGCTATATCCTTTTCGGACATGATATTTActcagcttcttctccctcctcttGCCATGTCCTATCCTTCTGATTATCGAAAACTCCTTTGGAATGACCATTCGACTGCCCTGAGAGTAATAAGGGTCCAACTGCACCAGGTGCCTCTTGAGGACGCGGCGGGGCTCGATGGCTATTTTGCTCCTAAAGAGACCAGTAATGAAGTCCTCTCTGGGTATGCTCGTGCCCTCACTAGGGGGTGGGTGATTGAGGACCGCAATGAGTTCATTTTTAGGGTAGCTTCACATCATCTGGCCGAGCTGTTTTGGAGAGGGATGGAAGAAGCGAAGGAGTCAGATAGAGTGGGCTTGATGGTTGGTGTCTTGTCTACGGGAACAGATGTTTTGGTAAAGAGGCTGTTGGAATGGAATCTTGAAACAAGGGGTGAGGGAGTGGTTGGGCCTGAGgaaaagcaaaaaaggaaggaggtggTTGGCAAGTTGACTGGGACGAAGGGAAGTAAAAGGATTGAGAGTTTATAA
- a CDS encoding uncharacterized protein (Similar to TIGR gene model, INSD accession AAW43980.1), which produces MDMYEAASTQQPAAICILKSPIDAIHILEAARLGLVPRVTRRLTGHERSMIRPGTVWVWEEAETNMRRWTDGRRWGASRVGGGGFLVYTESSESLSPPRQLETPYGHSMYHPSSTHRPDSLIKQTYSTTMTHPVTGKVKKFHVVAYSSKRNPQGDPLNPLPLPHQLPALRHLKVTPGIWPEWETRRDTEYAVPRPSSQPHHQNNAGSSSQTASATAVSSPATLSYPLHPQQPPTAYPPAYPQSRPEAYARASAPTPAYFHNPSYMSPGISPAVERGMYQPADPSHQSASNLNSLSNGCPQHTNGSSNKRYHPYAQPSRSMEQRPPSFVPGPPPMLPAISNDFGREMGTYGPPAWIGASRGSPAPHYAYGYPTRPSDYPKNGHYYDTPLPCPTYRDPTPSDGRYAVAASGDTRRYTPVDDDMRNHLPHLYRDAPSTSHSVKQGNDDSRPTTPGELAVQYSGDRASGSPNLPTSGVTLPPLRATFKEEASPEGRMSMLPPASKLSPSGRYPVVDKHSSQSPSGLPKAKVQNTWAEDARQLGELGRRVVL; this is translated from the exons ATGGACATGTACGAGGCAGCATCTACACAGCAACCCGCTGCGATCTGTATACTCAAATCCCCAATCGATGC TATCCATATACTGGAAGCCGCCAGGCTTGGCTTGGTTCCGAGGGTGACGAGGAGGTTGACTGGACATGAGAGGTCAATGATTCGTCCAGGTACCGTGTGGGTATGGGAGGAAG CTGAAACTAACATGAGGCGATGGACCGATGGTCGGCGATGGGGCGCTTCAAGAGTAGGAGGAGGAGGTTTTTTGGTCTATACTGA GTCTTCTGAATCTCTTTCTCCACCTCGACAGTTGGAAACCCCATACGGTCACAGCATGTATCACCCTAGCTCTACACATCGCCCGGACAGTCTGATTAAGCAAACTTATTCAACTACAATGACTCATCCTGTCACTGGTAAAGTAAAGAAGTTCCATGTTGTAGCATATTCGAGCAAG CGTAATCCTCAAGGCGATCCTCTTAACCCACTTCCACTTCCACATCAATTGCCCGCCTTGAGGCATCTCAAGGTGACCCCCGGCATATGGCCGGAATGGGAGACTCGAAGGGACACAGAATATGCTGTGCCGAGACCAAGTTCTCAGCCGCATCACCAAAATAATGCTGGAAGCAGCTCGCAGACCGCTTCTGCTACAGCTGTTTCATCGCCCGCGACCCTATCATATCCGCTTCATCCCCAGCAACCTCCTACAGCTTACCCCCCAGCTTACCCTCAATCTCGACCAGAGGCATATGCACGGGCTTCAGCGCCAACTCCAGCTTATTTTCATAATCCTTCATACATGTCTCCCGGCATATCACCAGCCGTGGAAAGAGGGATGTACCAACCTGCTG ACCCGTCTCATCAATCTGCATCAAATTTGAACTCCCTATCAAATGGCTGCCCACAACATACTAAcggcagcagcaacaaACGCTATCATCCCTACGCGCAGCCTTCTCGCAGTATGGAACAACGACCTCCATCTTTTGTTCCAGGTCCCCCGCCAATGCTCCCGGCGATCTCCAATGATTTTGGGAGAGAAATGGGTACTTATGGGCCTCCAGCGTGGATAGGGGCTTCTCGTGGATCACCGGCTCCTCATTACGCCTATGGCTATCCTACCCGCCCATCAGATTACCCTAAAAACGGTCATTATTATGATACTCCCCTTCCATGTCCGACTTACAGAGACCCGACGCCTTCGGATGGGCGTTATGCCGTTGCGGCTTCTGGTGATACTCGTCGTTATACGCCTGTTGACGATGATATGCGcaatcatcttcctcatttATACAGAGATGCCCCATCTACCTCCCATAGCGTTAAGCAGGGCAACGATGACTCGCGCCCGACAACTCCTGGCGAGCTAGCTGTGCAATATTCTGGCGATCGGGCTTCTGGTTCCCCCAATTTGCCGACTAGTGGCGTAACATTACCCCCCTTGAGAGCGACCTTCAAGGAAGAGGCGTCTCCTGAAGGCCGCATGTCAATGCTGCCTCCGGCCAGCAAGTTGAGCCCTTCAGGGAGATATCCAGTAGTGGACAAACATTCGAGCCAGAGCCCATCAGGCCTTCCGAAGGCCAAAGTTCAGAATACGTGGGCGGAAGATGCTAGGCAGTTGGGGGAGCTTGGTAGAAGGGTGGTGCTGTAA
- a CDS encoding Brt1, putative (Similar to TIGR gene model, INSD accession AAW43982.1) codes for MPAEYVLTNGAPPPLPGIYTQAVRAGNYVYTSGSVGMTKEGSMVEGTVQDRTRQVIQNLEAVLKGANMTLSNVVKANIYLSNLSKDFTAVNEVWKDIMPEPKPARTCIGVAELPAGGTDVEIEFVAYDG; via the exons ATGCCCGCCGAATACGTCTTGACAAACGGTGCTCCCCCTCCTTTGCCAGGAATT TACACCCAAGCGGTAAGGGCAGGGAACTATGTCTACACAAGCGGCTCGGTTGGCATGACCAAGGAAGGCAGTATGGTCGAGGGGACT GTTCAAGACCGAACACGGCAGGTCATCCAA AACCTTGAGGCGGTACTCAAAGGCGCCAATATGACCCTCTCCAACGTCGTTAAGGCCAATATCTACCTTTCTAACCTATCCAAAGACTTCACAGCGGTCAACGAG GTCTGGAAAGATATCATGCCCGAACCCAAACCCGCTCGTACTTGCATTGGTGTTGCTGAGCTGCCCGCCGGTGGTACAGATGTGGAGATTGAATTTGTTGCCTACGATGGGTAG
- a CDS encoding uncharacterized protein (Similar to SGTC gene model, INSD accession EAL19999.1), with translation MASTPGEATPLLTSAVGLSAKVLSETKVYPLIHLIRVDIMSHIDAPLTHDQLLAPDSTYTIVRPLTEKYLALQNQAIVQFSRESTQLSIATLSLTRATLCEILASRVLRGWSERSLPLATVLLTPWPLFQGASQEVIDRAREEGDDELLKQGGTALEMAIISTSKRFIRSPSCQKVIEGIWSGRIIYTALNAHAFIADNYKKKPIQMYNPHKAPFLDHYRLKVPRYRSMLEYVNFLVLFILYVIAIEGLVESHINGREWAFIIYAMAFSLDKLAAIREHGLKVFSSSLVNGFDLVFMIIYAVYLGARSYGTRYHNEYALGLGADWLAIGAVLIFPRLAFVTLANNLMVLSIRSMLTEFFFLMGVGIFCFLGFVYALFTLGQGKFELSQIAWWLLEVYFGLDASGFEHAWPLLMVFYALLSNTLLLTVLVAILGNTFATINADAAAESMFRKAVSTLEGVKADAVFSYQLPFNLVAVIMMWPMRYVLSARWFHKVNVFMIRVTSVHVLLLIALYERQSYQDQGLMEQLGDFAERYVGSLPRRLKAAAGFDNFASRSDIEAVFEIEREVGAFYAGWDDEGDESEVILPPAFDDDSPSMDIEAETPGQDMTAFDSTTAIRKKSSSPPFMTSPSCLEQQLDGPRPRRSSMPSPHRSYIQNSYQVPIHRRNSSIHGPSPLAQLFVRGLESKPSGGRRASMAGAIGTGPQLAAFPMPGLPSKPRQSNLRPESFLESSKKEQVGHQHTPTNSLSRPNKSHIISPSITPVTEGKTVSFSSDLKDSEDDPVSDPSSSTFGRKERNLAISRGGMPIGNMEENKPSLPSVKTARFPTVFRGAQSSLGTVHGSRPQTPNSQATDVAKASQVEVLALAKPEDEALKQNMKEKLEEMDRRQKRIEQLLERLLGRFEK, from the exons ATGGCTTCGACGCCGGGGGAAGCAACCCCTCTCTTAACCTCCGCCGTTGGTCTTTCGGCGAAAGTTCTCAGCGAG ACAAAAGTGTATCCTCTTATTCATCTTATCAGAGTTGACATAATGTCTCATATTG ATGCACCTTTGACCCATGACCAGCTCCTTGCACCTGATTCTACATATACCATCGTTCG TCCACTGACTGAGAAATATTTGGCTCTGCAAAATCAGGCGATCG TGCAATTCAGCAGAGAGTCAACCCAACTGTCCATCGCCACTCTTTCTTTGACTAGAGCTACGCTATGTGAGATACTGGCTAGTAGGGTACTTC GAGGCTGGTCAGAAAGAAGCTTGCCGCTTGCTACAGTGTTGTTAACACCTTGGCCGCTTTTCCAAGGGGCCTCGCAAGAGGTGATAGACAGGGCgagggaggaaggtgaCGACGAATTATTAAAGCAAGGTGGGACTGCATTAGAG ATGGCCATTATTAGCACTTCCAAGAGATTCATCAGAAGCCCCTCCTGCCAGAAAGTCATCG AGGGCATATGGAGCGGACGTATTATCTATACTGCCCTGAATGCTCATGCCTTCATAGCTGAC AACTATAAAAAGAAGCCCATCCAGATGTATAATCCTCACAAAGCACCATTTTTGGATCACTACCG GTTGAAAGTACCAAGATATCGCTCAATGCTTGAATATGTCAATTTCCTCGTCTTGTTTATACTGTATGTCATTGCCATTGAAGGCCTTGTCGAGAGCCACATCAATGGCCGAGAATGGGCGTTTATCATCTATGCTATGG CATTCTCCCTAGATAAACTTGCGGCTATCCGAGAGCATGGTCTGAAAG TATTCAGCAGCAGCCTTGTCAACGGATTCGATCTAGTTTTTATGATCATCTACGCCGTTTACCTCGGTGCCAGATCTTACGGAACCCGATATCATAACGAGTATGCGCTGGGGCTAGGAGCAGATTGGTTAGCAATAG GCGCCGTACTAATTTTTCCTCGTCTGGCGTTCGTTACTCTTGCCAATAACCTTATGGTTTTGAGCATACGGTCGATGTTGACAGAGTTTTTCT TTTTGATGGGAGTTGGTATATTCTGTTTCCTCG GCTTCGTGTATGCTCTATTCACTCTTGGCCAAGGAAAATTCGAGTTATCACAAATAGCTTGGTGGTTGCTAGAGGTGTATTTTGGATTAGATGCTTCAGGATTTGAACATGCTT GGCCTCTGCTCATGGTCTTCTACGCCTTACTTTCAAACACACTGCTCTTGACTGTACTTGTCGCCATCCTTGGCAATACATTCGCCACTATCAACGCCGATGCCGCTGCAGAG TCAATGTTTAGAAAGGCTGTTTCTACTCTTGAAGGTGTAAAAGCCG ATGCTGTGTTTAGCTATCAGTTACCTTTCAATTTAGTTGCAGTAATCATGATGTGGCCGATGAGATATGTCCTTAGCGCAAGGTG GTTTCATAAGGTCAATG TATTCATGATCAGGGTGACGAGCGTACATGTATTGCTCTTGATAGCCCTCTACGAAAGGCAGTCATATCAGGATCAAGGTCTGATGGAGCAGCTTGGGGACTTCGCGGAAAGATATGTTGGGAGTCTTCCCAGGCGTCTCAAGGCGGCAG CTGGTTTCGACAACTTTGCTTCGAGAAGCGATATTGAGGCAGTATTTGAGATTGAAAGGGAAGTAGGGGCCTTCTACGCTGGATGGGATGATGAAGGGGACGAATCAGAGGTCATTTTGCCTCCTGCTTTTGATGATGACTCGCCTTCTATGGACATTGAAGCCGAAACGCCGGGTCAAGACATGACCGCTTTTGATTCTACCACCGCTATCAGGAAGAAAAGTTCTTCACCTCCTTTTATGacatctccttcttgccTGGAACAGCAGTTGGATGGCCCTCGTCCTCGACGTAGCTCTATGCCATCGCCGCATCGATCATACATCCAAAATTCCTACCAAGTCCCTATACATCGACGAAACAGTTCTATTCATGGTCCTAGTCCGTTGGCTCAGCTTTTTGTTCGGGGTTTGGAATCCAAACCTTCGGGGGGAAGAAGGGCGTCTATGGCTGGGGCCATAGGGACAGGTCCCCAGCTTGCTGCGTTCCCTATGCCCGGTCTACCTTCCAAACCTAGGCAAAGTAATCTTAGGCCGGAGTCATTCCTAGAGTCGTCAAAGAAAGAACAAGTTGGGCATCAGCATACACCAACAAATTCATTGTCCCGCCCCAATAAATCACACATCATAAGCCCTTCCATAACGCCTGTCACCGAAGGCAAAACTGTTTCATTCTCAAGCGATCTGAAAGATTCGGAAGATGATCCGGTTTCCGATCCCAGCAGCTCCACTTTTGGTCGCAAAGAAAGGAATCTTGCAATCAGTCGTGGCGGCATGCCTATCGGTAATATGGAAGAAAATAAACCTTCACTGCCGTCAGTTAAGACTGCGCGCTTTCCGACAGTATTTCGAGGTGCACAATCATCTCTAGGTACCGTTCATGGTTCGCGACCACAGACTCCAAATTCACAGGCCACCGATGTGGCTAAAGCTTCTCAAGTCGAAGTTCTGGCTCTGGCCAAGCCAGAAGACGAAGCATTGAAACAGAATATGAAAGAGAAGCTCGAAGAAATGGACCGGCGGCAGAAACGCATAGAGCAACTGTTGGAACGATTGCTTGGGCGTTTCGAAAAATGA